TGTGTGTGTTCGATGTTGATTTAGATCAACATGCCTGTTTGACAATTTTACCTTACATGTTTCCAATAAATGAAGACATTGACCAGGCTATTAAACTATTGAAATCGCCTTTGGGTACGAAAATTACAGCATTTGAAGATATTTCAATGGTATTTTTAACAGAAGATCATAAAACCATATCTGAAGTTGTTTTGAATGCCGTTGAGCACAGCCTATGGCTCCCACACTCTTCTAGCACAGTAAAACTTTTAAACTCAATATCCCGAGAAGATTATGTGTCTGccttattcataataatattggTATCATTCGATTTGAAAAAACATAGAGCTTCATTCGAAAATGTTAATGTACTTGAAACAATTGTTACGTTTACCAAGTCTGTGGATTTAACGTCGATTGGAGATTCCGTATGCCTTTCTGGAAACACAATTGGCTCTTTCATTGAAACAGCAGCCAAATCAAAGCTGCCTATTGAAAGCGTATCGTATTTATTcgacatattaattaaaaataccaaTGTAACTTTAGATATGAAGCCATGGATCGACTTCAGTAATAGGTCATTGGATGTTGATTTTATCCTTCAAATTTATGAAGCTGCATTAAGTGATCACTTTCAACCATACAGACACTTCTTCAGCTCCGTTTTGAAATTACTTCTTAACAAATGTAATTCGAGCAATCAAGAAAAAATAGAATTCATTGCTAATTTTGTTATCAAATACTTGTCATTGAAGtcagaaaatattgaaaatgaatcaataaaaattcGTTCTTTGAGAATATTAcacgttttaattaaaaatgaggACGATCTTTCCTGGTTttatgattcaaatattttaatcactaCAATTTTATTGGGGCTTAATTCACCTGAAGAGATCATAagaaatattacatttgaaatTGTCGATGCGATACTAAACAAATcgcttgaaaataaaaatcattgttatTTTGTCTTCCTGAATGAATTGGTGTCTCGAAAAGAAGAACTAGTACTTGATAATAATCAACTATCATTGGCTATATACACACTATTGTCCCCGGAGGCATCGGTcaaaaaaatattggcaaaatcGCTTAAAAAACCAATGAAAGATACAATGACTTCcttgattaatataatattggaCGATGCGATTCCATATTATGTTAGAGCCGATATGGTTTTAATATTTTCTCATGTTAATTCTGGCGATATATTGACATCGTTGGCACCTGTTGCATTAAATTTGTTAGATCAAATAGCAAATATGACATCCGATGTTGATATCCACCGATCCTGTTTATTATCGAACATTATTTCTCGTATAAATCCTTCAACTTTGTCAGCATCCATTGAAAATAGCTCTGTATGGCAATTGATCGAAACATCTTTGAAATGTAAGAATATCATTTACGATGATGGTAATAATCCTCTGTTTGTTTGTGTATTGATGATGAAACAAATTGATGAAGACTTCTTTAAATTACTGACTTTAAACAAAGcccaaaatattataaacttaGTTCTTGATGTTGCTTTATATGGATCAAATGCGGCAATCACATCAGCTGCTTCTAAAATGATCAAAAGAATCGAACTTTCTTCTGAGCAGTTTTTGTCAATATTGAAATCAATGGAAACGTTGACAGTCCACAACATTGAAAATAAGCAAATTAGAAAGAAAGTATCAACTCTTTCTCTCTCGATCCTTGATAGAAAAGAATGGAGAATCGGTGTATCATTGTTAGAGCATATTCAAAGCAAGAAAAAATTAGTCGGATTTGAAAATATGTTACCTGCATTGTTCGGCGTTTTGAAGAAATGTTTAGAATTTGAAGAGCAGTCAGCTGTCGAATATTCGAAGCAATTACTTCTAACATCAATCTTAAACTGTTGTCAGAGAATCAACCCGCAAATCACCGAAAAAACTACTTTCAAAAACATAGTGGACATCGAGCTTGTAATTCTCTGTATAAGAGGAACGCAAAATCCTCAAACGCATCATCATGCACTCATGTTGCTGGCTCAAATCGCTTCAATGTCCCCCAACCAAGTGTTACAGTACATGATGGCAATATTTACGTTCATCGGCTCGTCCATATTGAGACAAGACGATGCATACAGCTTTCAAATCATAACGAAGATCATCGAAACTATCATACCAATATTGGTCAAATGTAATGACATCAACGAATTGGATGATAAGAAATTGGCTGAATTGGAATCACGTGTCATACCCGTACTACGGATATTTGTCGACGCTGTATTGGATATACCCGAGCATCGTAGACTTCCTCTCTTCAAAAAACTACTCGAAACTCTTAGTGCTGATCATTTCATTTGGATGTTCTTAGCCATTCTGTTTGAAGGACATATAATACATGGCATGCAAGAGAAGAATATTGACGAACATAAGAGGAAGTTATCAGATAAAGAACAACCGGTGAGACGTTTAGATTTCGCAATGTCTTTAGTCTGTGAATTTTCTCCAGAAACTATCATGAAAAATTGCCTTAAACTTTTGCTGTATCTGAAAAATTTACCTGAAGACAAACCCGAAGGTGTTGAAATCCATAATGCTAATCCTAATGCTATATTTTCTATCAGCAATCACAATGCTAAACAATTGCGCCATTTCAAGTATACAATTGTAACATTCGTAAATAATCTTCTATCATCACAAGTATTTATTCATAGTGTTTCTGTTGATGCTGATCAATCAGAAATGGAACAGTTGTATAAAACATTCATCGTCAACACTCTCACTTACATCCAACTCGTTTCGAGAATTGCCGATTCCAACATTGGAAAACCTCAAGCCAAGTACTGGAAAGTCATGCTTCATCACTGCTATGAAGTGTTAGACAATGTTAACAATCTTCTAACGGTCGAAATGTTTGTGACTGTCATCAGAGGACTGATGATGCACAATTTAGCAACAGTGAAAAGAAAAGCTATGGAATTACTAAATACGAAACTGCAACACAATGCATCATTCTTTGCAGATTGTGATAAAGAATTACTATTCACTGTTCTGGATCCACTTATGGGAATTATAAGAGATATTGAAATTAATGAAATTCCTGAAGGACTAAGTAAGCAAGAAACAGAATTAAATCAACAAACAGCACTATTGTCGCTCAAAATGTTAGTTAGACTATTGTCGCAAGATGAACCAGACACATTCAAACCAATTTTAAGCTATGTGACGGACTTAATTAAATCAACGACTATATCCGGAAACCTGCAAGCGTCTCTTGTTCTATGTTTAGCAGAACTTTGCAGTAACTTAAAAGCTCACGCTATTAGCAGCTTGCCGAAATTCATGCCGTctctaatcaaaattttaaaatcgcaAACTAGTGCAGATACGCCCGAGTTGATTCTTCTCAGTGTCATTACGGCCGTTTACAAAATAGTCGAAACAATCCCGTTGTTCTTGAGTCCATATTTGGAGAAACTGTTGTATCAACTGTCCATCTTGTCTGCTAAGTGGGATGACAAGTCTGCGACTAAACCTACAGCCATAGCAAACAAACTATCCATGATTAAACAGAAAATATCCACTACGATTCAACCCCGAGTTTTAATACCCGTCATAAGCCAGTGTTATAGTTTGCTCTTGAGGAAAGAAAACTATGATGCTATTGGCCCAGCGATGAATATGTTGGCCGATAGTTTTGCCGGAGTAACTGGGCCGGAATTCACCTCACTTCAAAATGACTTGACCACCTTCTTCATATCAGCGTTGCAATTTAGGAGCGATCATGCGGATAATACTAACGTTACCGATGAACAGATTGAGCAGATTGAGGAATACATTATTAAAGCTCTCGTTGCTCTTGTACTCAAGCTATCAGAGTCGTCATTCAGacctttgtattttaaaatatacgatTGGTCTATCAGAGATATGCAAGGAAACAATAAAGAAAGAGCGATAACATTTTATAGGTATgtctttacattttttattattttttttttttggttaattatgctattgaatataatattaaattgaatttttcagaTTAAGCAGTTCTATAGCTGAGGGTCTCCGCGGGTTATTCATTTTGTTCGCAAGTCATTTTGTGAAAAATTCTGTGGATCTTCTGGACGCTTGTAATAAGAGCAAAACAGAAACTCTATACTTTTCTTCAGAATTAAAATGTTCAACACTTGttgaatacattttcaaaaCGTTGAATTCTGTTTTCACACATGACAGTCAAAACTTTGTCAATAAGGACAAATTTGAAACGATAATGCAACCGTTGGTAGATCAACTAGATAACACTGTCAGTGGTACTGATGCTTTAACAAAGCGTGCAAAAGATTTGATCATCCCGTGCATTGCTCAATTTGCTATTGCTACTGCTGATGATTCTCTTTGGAAGCcattaaattatcaaattctCTTAAAAACGAGACACAACGATGCTGCTATCAGGtattaaatactatatattgaaattgattGGAATAATACCGCTCATTCACTTTCTAATGtttcattgtgtttttttttttgtcacagGTTATTGGGCTTGGAATGTATGCGTGAAATGGCAACAAAACTAGGAGATAGTTGGTTGCCTCTTCTGCCTGAGAGTGTGCCTTTCCTAGCTGAACTATTGGAAGATGAGGTTCAAAGTGTCGAAGCAGCCACACAAAAAGCTGTTCAAACTCTGGAAGCGGTTTTGGGAGAACCGCTTCAAAAATACTTCTAACATTTCACatgttgatgaaataaaaacaaaatataaaattaattcaagaatttttttattgtgaattcgtcgtataattacatattgtatatatggtaaatattgtttgatttatttaaatttttatcctCAAAATCGATCATTTTCTTAGCACACAACTATTACTGAAATCAGATCCTAAAATTGACAATTTCCAGGCCGGATAAATCTTAATTATGTTGGGCATCCATCTCTtccttaaaattaattatgtaaatttttttcagactCAACTCCTATCTAACACACAATGTTTGAACTTTTACATAATAGTCAACTCTGCTTACCTACTTTATTTTTATctgtttaaatatttgattcgTATTTGCTTAATCTTAAATGGATCATATCCATTATTTACACAATCATAAAGTAGATAAAGAGAGTTTTTAAAAGCAGAGCTTCAGCAAAACTGAACacaagaaaataattttataaatattttttacaaaagaaTGCTCACACAttatctttaaaattaaattttcattttaaataaaaatacagataaagtaaaaaattttaaacttaaatcaTTATACAGAATTTGTTACGTTGTTATCGTGATTTTGTTCTTGTAATACTGTTCCGTTTTTAGCAACAGCCTCCCTCGTCAAAGTTGTGAACTCTTCATCCTCTCCCATTGTTTCCTCTTTTCTGAAATCCAAATTCCAACATTTTAACCAtcattaaaacaattaaattgttAATTCAAATCGTACAAACTCACCTTTTTCGATATTTAAAGATGATAAATACTATTACTGCGTTGCCGAGGAATAAAAATGCTATTATTAAAGAAGGTATGATAAcgtctgaaaataaaataataagaacaTTGTATAAAAAGTTACATTTGAgtaaattcattcaaaatatttataaatataactaaCCGACGAGCATTGTGTTAGAATGCTGGTTTCCTACAGAGTTGTTGGTGTTGTTCACCACGTAAGTTCCGTTGCCGTCCCAAATCTTGACGCCTTGTTCTGTAAAATTAACAACgtgctttatttttttgcataaatcattaataattataagatattataaacaattaaaatctgacaaaacgagagggtggcgaaacgtcaaacatataaggcttcTGACCACCAAACGTCAAGATGAtcaaaatatttgcatttttaaacgtgtctgttacgattatttttcaccattgtactggcggaattaatttaaatatctatcgttgaccaaaccgcacaaaataacaaagtttcaaaacgatcagaagaatgtaggaatttcaGCTGAATCGTTttcgaagtgaaatataaaagccttgtaataataacaataaaaattttacaaagtaatataaaattactaGGGAATTTTTGTACATGTAGAAACATATGatccaaattacatatatatacatacatacacacacaaagcGTCGAAATTTGGAAAATTGCGAGGATGATCCCTTTCCAACAAAGAAAATCCTTGAATCGTATTACTAGTACACAAAACATGGATCAATGAATTTATAACGCAACTACGACGTACAATAATTGAAATCGTAGAAATCCTTTGTTGAACAGTGTACGTCTGCAAGTTAGACTttataccagggctgtggagtcggtccAACATTTACTCTGACTCCAACTCCATCTAGAACTATTTTAATAAGAagttttcttgccaacgtattaaattattggtaacgaaaataatagcgatatttgaaatataaaaaaattaaaggaattaaaaaaatcactgaaaattaattgatatgttacccaatttattgaattattggtaatgaaagtAAATTCATAGtgcatgtgtatgaatttcatatacaaacaaatcaatttaataaacaaaatgagaataaaaaatatacatcagAAACGAAGGAAATAATCTGCTTTGGCCACGacacaattttacaattttatttttaacgtaattcaaattcatgaaagaaattattaaatttaaatttattaccgGATCTGctacaataaaattggagactagttGACACAACgcaatagtattaattaaataaataattaaaaggagtcagttgattttttattacgactccgcttgaaatgctttAAAGCCctgctttatatgtatgtgtatgcgatagtataacaaaaagaaagttcaatcaaaaaaaaaaacagctcaGCTATCAATTTATCTCGGGGGaaagtttaaatataatatatccgcATAAAACGTTACGGGAAAACTGGTACACGCGGAAGCGCCCAGAAGAAAACTTCCAtccaaataaaacatttttgacgGGTAATTTTCCATTTACGTGAATACATAATCGCATccgcaaaaatataatattaactttcTCTCTCTCGTTTCACGCTGCTATTGCGATTGtaagcaataaaaatttcataattttcaattaaattataaggttaaaaatacaattaaattataaggttaaaaatatatgtatagtaccaATACGCTTGATATTTCTTAGTAAAATTTAGCTGTTATATACCGAAatccaaatatataaaatataatagtgcATTTCGAAcaaaactgattttttattattataattagccATCAATCAGTCGATTTTCTTTTGTATGTTATAGCTATCCAATATCTAATAGTGCATAgtacacaaatatatgtacgtaagtagATGGTgcacattttaaaaatgcaaacaaaCAACTCGTCCATAGGCGTGGGACGTCCAACAGGTGCGACGATTGATTCTTATTTTCTAAAAATCGATTGAACCATCGCTTTGGATTTTGAACTATGATTCGACACGAAGACGGGCTCGAAAACAAAGGAAAACTCATTTTCTCTGTTCGAGAAAAACAAAGCGTCGCTTTTCCGTGACGGAAACTCCATTGTCAGGACTTCGCGTCTCGAAAACAACGACTTCACATAATTGCGACAAATTTACAATACCTAGGAAAACAATTCGGAATAAACTCATGCGATTTCCGAATCATTCTAGTGGGTTCTTTTGACGCTTTTCCCAAGCTTTCAATAAACCGGCCAGTAGCTACTTTTCAATGACAACACCTAGCTAAAATCTAATTAAGGGACGCACCACCTTCACCAATGGGGACATTTGTCAGGGGTCACTGTGACCCCAAACACAGGTCAACCCTGGGGCAGGAAGAAGGGTTTTAGCCCAGGCTTACATCGGCCGGTTAATTAGCTAGCAAACGCGACCCGGATTCCGAAAacgaatttaaaattgtaaagatAACGACCGCAAATATGTACGACGACGCAACCCTTCATTCGAAATCTTCCAATGATTTAAACACAACTCACCCTTTCGCATCGAGCTGATTGCtcaatgattatttaatattttatttttgcacatTTCAAACAGACTTTTGatcttgaatatacatatgtacacatgttgaTTGTTATAAAAGGATTGACTTGAATCAGATGgacaatttatctgacttcgttgttgaaacgaagtcagaa
The nucleotide sequence above comes from Arctopsyche grandis isolate Sample6627 chromosome 4, ASM5162203v2, whole genome shotgun sequence. Encoded proteins:
- the l(2)k09022 gene encoding HEAT repeat containing 1 homolog l(2)k09022, which codes for MATSLAQQLKKLAAPESSAFKETKKKASLLFEPKVAASLDRETFYEIGISGFTELKKINPSFAIYEKTLFSPSSKDFERSVQTKDVNERLDKTIRSFLMKLSPYFLLQPAHKALEWLINRFQIHKYNKDDIFVLILPYHETKIFVRFLQIIRLGDATNFWHWLAPLKKPGIPLTKQVLFNHCISNLALLRFISDMTMTTIKEFGDNADILTTLFAFYCSTVVGTIEHIPVVSESLLTSILPGLLDSLSSPFVDVRAAGYIITGQLVTKVQLKKKIINHLINKIILFNTDLHYEAVLLLQLIFDTQHNISDISEKSFTNLTPNHMKMLCLNLNVLINNGSDTAKFLIAFLRGILPLVQKDGEYFKRFAKLPEILISEININGAAAKKIIKCAIDCYSMSKTDKDYDSDIEILDSTIEEKCSIQTWYSTLMKNIERKYPTEFDEVVKLELKTNKELSEDKIKALNDILGFAPKIMEKLGDTYLFEKLYHHNPDMRVEAVNFLISNYKKLLKADKQFLIESVNYRLADDNPEVVSAMLQLEVNYFIQIFRREVFVDHLTSVIKKGHSQIQWRKPASRALELLCVFDVDLDQHACLTILPYMFPINEDIDQAIKLLKSPLGTKITAFEDISMVFLTEDHKTISEVVLNAVEHSLWLPHSSSTVKLLNSISREDYVSALFIIILVSFDLKKHRASFENVNVLETIVTFTKSVDLTSIGDSVCLSGNTIGSFIETAAKSKLPIESVSYLFDILIKNTNVTLDMKPWIDFSNRSLDVDFILQIYEAALSDHFQPYRHFFSSVLKLLLNKCNSSNQEKIEFIANFVIKYLSLKSENIENESIKIRSLRILHVLIKNEDDLSWFYDSNILITTILLGLNSPEEIIRNITFEIVDAILNKSLENKNHCYFVFLNELVSRKEELVLDNNQLSLAIYTLLSPEASVKKILAKSLKKPMKDTMTSLINIILDDAIPYYVRADMVLIFSHVNSGDILTSLAPVALNLLDQIANMTSDVDIHRSCLLSNIISRINPSTLSASIENSSVWQLIETSLKCKNIIYDDGNNPLFVCVLMMKQIDEDFFKLLTLNKAQNIINLVLDVALYGSNAAITSAASKMIKRIELSSEQFLSILKSMETLTVHNIENKQIRKKVSTLSLSILDRKEWRIGVSLLEHIQSKKKLVGFENMLPALFGVLKKCLEFEEQSAVEYSKQLLLTSILNCCQRINPQITEKTTFKNIVDIELVILCIRGTQNPQTHHHALMLLAQIASMSPNQVLQYMMAIFTFIGSSILRQDDAYSFQIITKIIETIIPILVKCNDINELDDKKLAELESRVIPVLRIFVDAVLDIPEHRRLPLFKKLLETLSADHFIWMFLAILFEGHIIHGMQEKNIDEHKRKLSDKEQPVRRLDFAMSLVCEFSPETIMKNCLKLLLYLKNLPEDKPEGVEIHNANPNAIFSISNHNAKQLRHFKYTIVTFVNNLLSSQVFIHSVSVDADQSEMEQLYKTFIVNTLTYIQLVSRIADSNIGKPQAKYWKVMLHHCYEVLDNVNNLLTVEMFVTVIRGLMMHNLATVKRKAMELLNTKLQHNASFFADCDKELLFTVLDPLMGIIRDIEINEIPEGLSKQETELNQQTALLSLKMLVRLLSQDEPDTFKPILSYVTDLIKSTTISGNLQASLVLCLAELCSNLKAHAISSLPKFMPSLIKILKSQTSADTPELILLSVITAVYKIVETIPLFLSPYLEKLLYQLSILSAKWDDKSATKPTAIANKLSMIKQKISTTIQPRVLIPVISQCYSLLLRKENYDAIGPAMNMLADSFAGVTGPEFTSLQNDLTTFFISALQFRSDHADNTNVTDEQIEQIEEYIIKALVALVLKLSESSFRPLYFKIYDWSIRDMQGNNKERAITFYRLSSSIAEGLRGLFILFASHFVKNSVDLLDACNKSKTETLYFSSELKCSTLVEYIFKTLNSVFTHDSQNFVNKDKFETIMQPLVDQLDNTVSGTDALTKRAKDLIIPCIAQFAIATADDSLWKPLNYQILLKTRHNDAAIRLLGLECMREMATKLGDSWLPLLPESVPFLAELLEDEVQSVEAATQKAVQTLEAVLGEPLQKYF